A single Nocardioides bizhenqiangii DNA region contains:
- a CDS encoding dihydrofolate reductase family protein: MGIVTADIAITLDGYGSGAAQSLARPFGELDDERLHSWMFDHAAENATEVDAIVDAGAFVMGRNMFTPGRGDWDPDWRGWWGDDPPYHAPVFVLTHHEREPVVMEGGTTFHFVTDGPDAALGLARAAAGDRNVAIAGGASTINAYLAADAIDELRLHVVPFTSGLTEGSRMFDGVPALALESVGARHTPHVTHLTYRRA, translated from the coding sequence ATGGGAATCGTGACCGCAGACATCGCCATCACCCTCGACGGCTACGGAAGCGGAGCAGCGCAGAGCCTCGCGCGCCCCTTCGGCGAGCTCGACGACGAGCGGCTCCACAGCTGGATGTTCGACCATGCTGCCGAGAACGCCACGGAGGTGGATGCCATCGTCGACGCGGGCGCCTTCGTGATGGGCCGCAACATGTTCACGCCCGGCCGGGGCGACTGGGACCCGGACTGGCGTGGGTGGTGGGGCGATGACCCGCCGTACCACGCGCCGGTCTTCGTGCTGACCCATCACGAGCGGGAACCGGTCGTCATGGAGGGCGGCACCACCTTCCACTTCGTCACCGACGGGCCGGATGCCGCGCTCGGTCTCGCCCGAGCGGCCGCGGGCGACCGCAACGTTGCGATCGCCGGTGGTGCGTCGACGATCAACGCCTACCTTGCGGCCGACGCCATCGATGAGCTGCGGCTGCACGTCGTGCCGTTCACGTCCGGACTCACCGAAGGGTCGCGGATGTTCGACGGCGTCCCGGCGCTCGCCCTGGAGTCAGTGGGCGCACGGCACACGCCGCACGTCACCCACCTCACCTACCGCCGGGCCTGA
- a CDS encoding ABC transporter ATP-binding protein — translation MISKELTAALEVHGLAAGYGGTPVLRDLDLVVADGITAILGPSGCGKTTLLRAVAGFVTPTAGSVVVAGTPVVGGPRPVPARLRGLGYVPQDGALFPHLSVAGNVAFGLSRSERRGADLVSEMLELVELPTSLASRYPHELSGGQQQRVALARALAPRPRVVLLDEPFSSLDAALREDTGRAVARALRTAGAAAVLVTHDQGEALSLADQVAVMMDGGFLQVGTPATVYLTPADPRVAAFLGHASLLDGLVAHGTDADCALGVLRLRAATRPGPVRLAVRAEQIQIRPDDAAGTDATDGAPAEVVDISFYGHDATVRVRLDSGEELSARTPATSVPAPGERVRVAVVGEVVAFERAAARPRNEDGRRSGAKVE, via the coding sequence GTGATCTCCAAGGAACTGACCGCCGCCCTGGAGGTCCACGGGCTCGCGGCCGGCTACGGCGGCACCCCCGTGCTCCGTGACCTCGACCTGGTGGTCGCCGACGGCATCACCGCGATCCTCGGGCCGTCGGGGTGCGGCAAGACCACGCTGCTGCGCGCGGTCGCCGGGTTCGTGACGCCCACCGCGGGCTCGGTGGTCGTGGCGGGCACCCCGGTCGTCGGCGGGCCCCGTCCGGTCCCCGCCCGCCTCCGCGGCCTCGGCTACGTGCCCCAGGACGGCGCGCTCTTCCCGCACCTCAGCGTGGCGGGCAACGTGGCGTTCGGGCTCTCACGGTCGGAGCGACGGGGTGCCGACCTGGTCTCGGAGATGCTGGAGCTGGTCGAGCTGCCGACGAGCCTGGCGAGCCGCTACCCGCACGAGCTGTCCGGCGGGCAGCAGCAACGCGTCGCGCTGGCCCGGGCGCTGGCGCCGCGGCCGCGCGTCGTACTCCTCGACGAGCCGTTCTCCTCGCTGGACGCGGCGCTGCGCGAGGACACCGGACGGGCCGTCGCCCGCGCGCTGCGGACCGCCGGCGCCGCCGCCGTCCTCGTGACCCACGACCAGGGCGAGGCGCTCTCGCTCGCCGACCAGGTGGCCGTGATGATGGACGGCGGCTTCCTGCAGGTCGGGACCCCCGCGACGGTCTACCTCACCCCGGCCGACCCTCGGGTGGCCGCTTTCCTCGGCCACGCCTCGCTCCTCGACGGCCTGGTCGCGCACGGCACCGACGCCGACTGCGCGCTGGGCGTCCTCCGCCTCCGGGCAGCAACCCGCCCCGGACCGGTGCGGCTCGCCGTCCGCGCGGAGCAGATCCAGATCCGGCCCGACGACGCGGCCGGCACGGACGCGACGGACGGTGCGCCGGCCGAGGTCGTCGACATCAGCTTCTACGGCCATGACGCCACCGTGCGGGTGCGTCTCGACTCGGGTGAGGAGCTCTCGGCCCGTACCCCGGCCACCTCGGTCCCGGCACCTGGTGAGCGGGTCCGCGTCGCGGTCGTCGGCGAGGTCGTCGCGTTCGAGCGCGCGGCCGCCCGTCCGAGGAACGAGGACGGGCGCCGATCCGGCGCGAAGGTCGAGTAG
- a CDS encoding ABC transporter permease, whose amino-acid sequence MRETRRPRQLAGGASPLLLAVGLAVAALTLVPLGYVLWTTAELGPREATDFLWRPRIGELLWNTVRLLVAGVLASTFIGVAGAWVVERTDVPGRGWWHGLMCAPLAVPAFVNGYGWVSTTHAVQSFPGAVMVVTLSYYPLVYLPTVAALRRLDPSVEEVATSLGRSGWSVFTRVTLPAVSPAVLGGALLVGLHLLAEYGALQLLNYPTLTTAILQQYATVFNGPEATLLALVLVTFCLLLLGLELLLRGRRRRARVGSGASGVPHRIRLGRLRLPVVGALAALALWALAVPIVALVRWLVRGTSSSVDVGELTGAIWTTLGLALGGGLMATAVAVPVVWLAVRHRGLLTTAIERSVYTASAMPGIVIALALVTVSIRVVPSLYQTLVVLLIGYTILFLPRAVVSVRSTFELVPPGLEDVARNLGCTGPSVARRVTLPLVLPGLTAATALVALAVATELTATLLLAPTGTDTLATRFWSDASSIAYGAAAPYGLALVVLSIPSTWLLGRLSLGSTS is encoded by the coding sequence GTGCGGGAGACGAGACGCCCGCGGCAGCTGGCCGGAGGCGCCTCACCGTTGCTGCTCGCGGTGGGTCTCGCGGTCGCCGCCCTGACCCTGGTGCCGCTCGGCTACGTGCTCTGGACCACCGCCGAGCTCGGCCCCCGCGAGGCCACTGACTTCCTGTGGCGGCCACGGATCGGCGAGCTGCTCTGGAACACGGTGCGCCTGCTCGTCGCCGGGGTCCTGGCCAGCACCTTCATCGGCGTCGCCGGTGCCTGGGTCGTCGAGCGGACCGACGTGCCGGGCCGGGGTTGGTGGCACGGCCTGATGTGCGCCCCGCTCGCCGTACCGGCGTTCGTCAACGGCTACGGATGGGTGTCGACGACCCACGCCGTGCAGTCGTTCCCGGGCGCCGTGATGGTCGTGACACTGTCGTACTACCCGTTGGTCTACCTGCCGACGGTCGCCGCCCTGCGCCGGCTCGACCCGTCCGTCGAAGAGGTCGCCACATCGCTCGGCCGGAGCGGCTGGAGCGTCTTCACCCGGGTGACGCTCCCCGCCGTCAGCCCGGCGGTCCTGGGCGGTGCGCTGCTGGTCGGCCTCCACCTGCTGGCGGAGTACGGCGCCCTCCAGCTGCTCAACTACCCGACCCTGACGACCGCGATCCTCCAGCAGTACGCCACCGTCTTCAACGGGCCGGAGGCCACGCTGCTCGCGCTGGTCCTGGTCACCTTCTGCCTGCTGCTGCTGGGTCTGGAGCTGCTGCTGCGGGGCCGTCGCCGCCGCGCACGGGTCGGCTCCGGAGCGAGCGGCGTGCCGCACCGGATCCGGCTCGGACGACTCCGGTTGCCCGTCGTCGGCGCGCTGGCCGCCCTCGCCCTGTGGGCGCTGGCGGTGCCGATCGTGGCCCTGGTGCGCTGGCTGGTCCGGGGCACCTCGAGCTCCGTCGACGTCGGCGAGCTGACCGGCGCGATCTGGACCACCCTCGGCCTGGCACTCGGTGGCGGCCTGATGGCGACCGCCGTCGCCGTACCGGTCGTCTGGCTGGCGGTCCGGCACCGCGGGCTGTTGACGACGGCGATCGAGCGCAGCGTCTACACCGCCAGCGCGATGCCGGGGATCGTCATCGCGCTGGCGCTCGTGACCGTCTCCATCCGGGTGGTGCCGTCGCTGTACCAGACTCTGGTCGTGCTCCTGATCGGCTACACGATCCTGTTCCTGCCGCGGGCGGTCGTCAGCGTGCGGTCGACGTTCGAGCTGGTGCCGCCCGGGCTCGAGGACGTCGCGCGCAACCTCGGTTGCACCGGGCCGTCGGTTGCCCGACGGGTGACGCTGCCGCTGGTCCTGCCCGGCCTGACCGCTGCCACGGCCCTGGTCGCGCTCGCGGTGGCGACCGAGCTCACCGCGACCCTGCTGCTGGCCCCCACCGGCACCGACACCCTCGCGACCCGCTTCTGGTCCGATGCGTCCTCGATCGCGTACGGCGCCGCGGCTCCCTACGGCCTGGCGCTGGTGGTGCTGTCCATCCCGTCCACCTGGCTGCTGGGCCGGCTGAGCCTCGGGAGCACGTCGTGA
- a CDS encoding iron ABC transporter substrate-binding protein: MIHVRAAVSLAALSLALPLLAACGEDEPKLVIYNAQHEQLLDEIAPAFEEASGIEVELRHGKDLELSNQLVQEGDASDADVFLTENSPAMSQVEQAGLFEELPAEILEVIPEQYRPRSGLWTGFVARSTVLVYNTDLVDPSELPGSILDLADPEWAGRISFSPTGADFQAIVAAILELEGEDATRAWLEGIEENGTVYDGNNVVLEAVDAGESEVGIVYHYYWERDRVEGGDLSDNSEQYYFTDQDPGAFLSVSGAGILESSDMKDEAREFMEFLVGEEGQQTLADSYALEYPLNPAVTLEKGVKPFAELEPPVVNVSDLDSEAVVDLMTEVGFL; encoded by the coding sequence ATGATCCACGTCCGTGCCGCCGTCAGCCTGGCCGCACTGTCCCTCGCCCTCCCGCTCCTCGCCGCCTGCGGCGAGGACGAGCCGAAGCTGGTGATCTACAACGCCCAGCACGAGCAGCTGCTCGACGAGATCGCACCCGCGTTCGAGGAGGCGTCCGGGATCGAGGTCGAGCTGCGTCACGGCAAGGACCTCGAGCTGTCCAACCAGCTGGTCCAGGAGGGCGACGCATCGGACGCGGACGTGTTCCTCACCGAGAACTCCCCGGCGATGTCGCAGGTCGAGCAGGCCGGCCTGTTCGAGGAGCTGCCCGCCGAGATCCTCGAGGTGATCCCGGAGCAGTACCGCCCGCGCAGCGGGCTGTGGACCGGGTTCGTGGCGCGGTCGACCGTGCTCGTCTACAACACCGACCTGGTCGACCCCTCCGAGCTCCCCGGGTCGATCCTCGACCTCGCCGACCCGGAGTGGGCCGGCCGGATCTCCTTCTCGCCGACGGGCGCCGACTTCCAGGCGATCGTCGCGGCGATCCTCGAGCTCGAGGGCGAGGACGCCACCCGCGCCTGGCTGGAGGGCATCGAGGAGAACGGCACCGTCTACGACGGCAACAACGTCGTGCTGGAGGCGGTCGACGCCGGCGAGTCAGAGGTCGGCATCGTCTACCACTACTACTGGGAGCGCGACCGGGTCGAGGGCGGCGACCTCAGCGACAACAGCGAGCAGTACTACTTCACCGACCAGGACCCCGGCGCCTTCCTGAGCGTGTCCGGCGCGGGCATCCTCGAGTCGAGCGACATGAAGGACGAGGCCCGGGAGTTCATGGAGTTCCTCGTCGGCGAGGAGGGTCAGCAGACCCTCGCCGACAGCTATGCCCTGGAGTACCCCCTCAACCCTGCAGTCACGTTGGAGAAGGGCGTCAAGCCGTTCGCCGAGCTCGAGCCCCCGGTGGTCAACGTGTCCGACCTCGACTCCGAGGCCGTCGTCGACCTGATGACGGAGGTCGGCTTCCTCTGA
- a CDS encoding AMP-binding protein, translated as MTPPLPTSAPDRATRPRTGVGFAADLAQHGGRPALVAGHEVVSYDDLADRVARARARLGSAQRLVGLVPAPTIEFVVAYLAALAGGHAVLLSHDEVLARAYGASTTWADGGFTATGRPDPVLHPDLRLLLSTSGSTGSPKLVRLSRSNIESNAGAIASYLGLTADDRAITTLPLDYCYGLSVLHSHLAVGASLVLTDLSVAESALWDLARATGVTSFAGVPFTFDLLDTAGWPALPTLRQVTQAGGRLAPDRVAAVAERGRREGWDLIVMYGQTEATARMAYLPPDLTDAHPGAIGVAIPGGALHLEPVDGAVGHAAGVGELVYTGPNVMMGYAHGTADLARGAELTELRTGDLARQNDAGLFEVVGRSSRFAKLFGKRIDLDRVENLLTLDDHEVACAESADATRLVVALAGEADRFAIDEAAATAVAATGLPEHAVAVVPVAAVPRLPNGKVDQAAVSRLEAPRADVRALSPVDALTAVYAAVLGRHRVTADDTFTGLGGDSLSYVELSLRLESRLGRLPSDWPDRTIGDLAASAAGARRSRWVRLDTGILLRAAAIVMIVGSHTNLFVLAGGAHVLLAVAGANFARFHLAGAERSERRRNLTRSIARIAVPTALWVAAVLLISGQYGWRNVLLLNDAIGRRTWHEPEWHFWFIEVLVYLLVGAGALTTVARVAAWERRSPYWFAVGLVVAGLVPRFWATASGYDGDLIHSSLFVAWLFAGGWAATRARHAGHRLLLSALLVAGLVGFCDDPVREATIALGLLALVWLPYVPFPRALIGVVGQVAGASLYVYLTHWQVYPHFEHRLPVAGLLASLLVGIAVWRLVDHVSDRGRVLGRRHWHGLGASHPQLDTPSKETR; from the coding sequence GTGACGCCCCCGCTGCCGACGAGCGCGCCCGATCGCGCCACCCGGCCCCGCACGGGCGTCGGGTTCGCGGCGGACCTCGCGCAGCACGGCGGACGGCCCGCGTTGGTCGCCGGCCACGAGGTGGTGTCGTACGACGACCTCGCGGACCGGGTCGCCCGGGCGCGGGCCCGGCTCGGGTCCGCCCAGCGGCTGGTCGGCCTGGTCCCGGCGCCGACGATCGAGTTCGTCGTCGCCTACCTGGCCGCGCTCGCAGGGGGCCACGCCGTGCTCCTGTCCCACGACGAGGTGCTCGCCCGGGCTTACGGCGCGAGCACCACCTGGGCCGACGGCGGCTTCACGGCGACCGGCCGACCGGACCCGGTCCTTCACCCCGACCTGCGGCTGCTGCTCAGCACCTCCGGATCCACCGGCTCGCCCAAGCTGGTCCGCCTGTCCCGGAGCAACATCGAGAGCAACGCCGGAGCGATCGCGTCCTACCTCGGCCTGACCGCGGACGACCGGGCGATCACCACGCTCCCCCTCGACTACTGCTACGGCCTCTCGGTGCTGCACAGCCACCTCGCGGTCGGCGCCTCGCTCGTGCTCACCGACCTCTCCGTCGCCGAGTCGGCGCTCTGGGACCTGGCGCGGGCGACCGGGGTGACGTCGTTCGCGGGCGTGCCGTTCACCTTCGACCTGCTCGACACCGCCGGCTGGCCGGCACTGCCGACCCTGCGGCAGGTCACCCAGGCCGGTGGCCGGCTCGCTCCTGACCGGGTCGCCGCCGTCGCCGAGCGCGGTCGGCGCGAGGGCTGGGACCTGATCGTCATGTACGGCCAGACCGAGGCGACCGCCCGGATGGCCTACCTGCCCCCGGACCTGACCGATGCCCACCCCGGCGCGATCGGCGTCGCGATCCCCGGTGGCGCGCTGCACCTCGAGCCCGTCGACGGTGCGGTCGGGCACGCCGCCGGCGTCGGCGAGCTGGTCTACACGGGCCCGAACGTGATGATGGGTTACGCCCACGGCACCGCCGACCTGGCCCGCGGCGCGGAGCTCACCGAGCTGCGCACCGGCGACCTGGCCCGGCAGAACGACGCGGGGTTGTTCGAGGTCGTCGGTCGCAGCTCGCGATTCGCCAAGCTCTTCGGGAAGCGGATCGACCTCGACCGAGTGGAGAACCTGCTCACCCTCGACGACCACGAGGTCGCCTGCGCCGAGTCCGCCGACGCGACCCGGCTCGTGGTCGCCCTTGCGGGCGAGGCCGACCGGTTCGCGATCGACGAGGCCGCCGCGACAGCCGTCGCCGCGACCGGCCTGCCCGAGCACGCCGTCGCCGTCGTACCCGTCGCTGCGGTGCCGCGACTGCCCAACGGCAAGGTCGACCAGGCCGCGGTGTCCCGGCTCGAGGCGCCGCGTGCCGACGTCCGCGCGTTGTCGCCGGTCGACGCGCTGACGGCGGTGTACGCCGCCGTGCTCGGCCGGCACCGGGTCACCGCGGACGACACGTTCACGGGTCTCGGCGGCGACTCACTGTCCTACGTCGAGCTCTCGCTGCGTCTGGAGAGTCGACTCGGACGCCTGCCGTCGGACTGGCCGGACCGGACGATCGGCGACCTCGCCGCGTCGGCGGCCGGCGCCCGCCGTTCGCGCTGGGTGCGGCTCGACACCGGGATCCTGCTGCGCGCGGCGGCGATCGTGATGATCGTCGGCAGCCACACCAACCTGTTCGTGCTCGCCGGTGGCGCCCACGTGCTCCTGGCCGTCGCCGGCGCGAACTTCGCGCGCTTCCATCTGGCGGGCGCCGAGCGCAGTGAGCGCCGGCGCAACCTCACCCGCTCGATCGCCCGCATCGCCGTCCCCACCGCGCTCTGGGTCGCGGCGGTCCTGCTGATCAGCGGCCAGTACGGCTGGCGCAACGTCCTGCTCCTCAACGACGCGATCGGCCGCCGCACCTGGCACGAGCCCGAGTGGCACTTCTGGTTCATCGAGGTGCTCGTCTACCTGCTGGTCGGCGCCGGCGCGCTCACGACCGTCGCCCGGGTCGCGGCGTGGGAGCGGCGGTCGCCGTACTGGTTCGCCGTCGGGCTCGTCGTGGCCGGCCTGGTCCCGCGGTTCTGGGCGACAGCGAGCGGGTACGACGGGGACCTCATCCACTCGTCGCTGTTCGTGGCCTGGCTGTTCGCGGGCGGCTGGGCCGCCACCCGGGCACGTCACGCGGGCCACCGACTGCTGCTCTCGGCGCTGCTGGTCGCCGGCCTGGTCGGTTTCTGCGACGACCCGGTCCGCGAGGCGACGATCGCGCTCGGCCTGCTGGCGCTGGTCTGGCTGCCGTACGTGCCTTTCCCGCGGGCCCTCATCGGCGTGGTCGGCCAGGTGGCGGGCGCCTCCCTCTACGTCTACCTGACCCACTGGCAGGTCTATCCCCACTTCGAGCACCGGCTGCCCGTCGCCGGGCTGCTCGCCTCACTCCTGGTCGGCATCGCCGTGTGGCGGCTCGTCGACCACGTCTCGGACCGAGGGCGTGTCCTGGGCCGCCGCCACTGGCACGGCCTCGGCGCTTCCCACCCACAGCTCGACACCCCCAGCAAGGAAACCCGATGA
- a CDS encoding nitroreductase family deazaflavin-dependent oxidoreductase, whose protein sequence is MGLLTPVAIKIGSISWMPKLLPQIVWTDNLVHKVTKNRYGILDIAGLPNVVLTVPGRKSGIPRSTNLLTVPDGDEWLIAGSYFGAPKPPIWVANLRAAETVKIRYRRQDYTVTWREMVGEEREQAWETMRALWPNFDKYAERTDRVIPVFRLTRVAG, encoded by the coding sequence ATGGGCCTGCTCACCCCCGTCGCGATCAAGATCGGCTCCATCTCGTGGATGCCGAAGCTGCTCCCCCAGATCGTCTGGACCGACAACCTGGTTCACAAGGTCACGAAGAACCGCTACGGCATCCTCGACATCGCCGGCCTGCCCAACGTCGTGCTGACGGTGCCGGGCCGGAAGAGTGGCATCCCCCGGTCCACCAACCTGCTGACCGTCCCGGACGGCGACGAGTGGCTGATCGCCGGGTCCTACTTCGGCGCCCCCAAGCCGCCGATCTGGGTCGCCAACCTCCGGGCGGCCGAGACGGTCAAGATCCGCTACCGGCGGCAGGACTACACGGTCACCTGGCGCGAGATGGTGGGTGAGGAGCGCGAGCAGGCGTGGGAGACGATGCGGGCGTTGTGGCCGAACTTCGACAAGTACGCCGAGCGCACCGACCGGGTGATCCCGGTCTTCCGGCTGACACGCGTCGCAGGCTGA
- a CDS encoding phosphatase PAP2 family protein, translating into MLTTTAAPVSATRAADPRVPARPALSARTALLASLTSFGLVILIGLAMTGGTPGPGGLDASSAGFREWAVSHTWTQQPLLWVEWAFDKHTLQYWMLALAALLLLRRQVREALLTVAVMWTTLELTGWAKALFGRDRPQWQAPDHFHASGSFPSAHASGTAALMGLVLVFVVLRSRNAAVRLWGTVVVTATVLAVCLDRLFLGRHYPSDLAAGVLLGGGMVLVAMAFVSVQARERGTTLARVAPLQDRERVLVSRSA; encoded by the coding sequence GTGCTCACGACCACTGCTGCTCCCGTCTCGGCAACCCGAGCTGCTGATCCTCGAGTGCCCGCGCGGCCGGCCCTCTCGGCCCGGACCGCGCTGCTGGCGTCGCTGACGTCGTTCGGCCTCGTCATCCTGATCGGTCTCGCCATGACCGGCGGGACCCCGGGCCCGGGCGGGCTCGACGCGTCCAGCGCAGGGTTCCGGGAGTGGGCGGTGAGCCACACCTGGACGCAGCAGCCGCTGTTGTGGGTCGAGTGGGCGTTCGACAAGCACACCTTGCAGTACTGGATGCTGGCGCTGGCGGCCCTCCTGCTGCTGCGGCGACAGGTCCGCGAGGCGCTCCTCACCGTCGCCGTGATGTGGACGACGCTCGAGCTCACCGGTTGGGCGAAGGCGCTGTTCGGCCGCGACCGGCCGCAGTGGCAGGCCCCCGACCACTTCCACGCGTCCGGCTCGTTCCCGTCGGCCCACGCCTCCGGTACGGCGGCGCTGATGGGCCTGGTGCTCGTGTTCGTGGTCCTGCGGAGCCGGAACGCGGCCGTCCGCCTGTGGGGCACGGTCGTGGTCACCGCGACGGTGCTCGCCGTCTGCCTCGACCGGCTGTTCCTCGGCCGGCACTACCCCAGCGACCTCGCGGCGGGCGTCCTGCTCGGCGGCGGCATGGTGCTGGTCGCCATGGCGTTCGTCTCGGTCCAGGCACGCGAAAGGGGCACCACCCTTGCCCGGGTGGCGCCCCTTCAGGATCGCGAGCGGGTGCTGGTCAGCCGATCTGCCTGA
- a CDS encoding RDD family protein translates to MSMPPEPPGPPGPPSTPPPGPPTPPPGDGGYPAGGSVPGGQPAGAGRPGELLNRFLARLIDHVILGVVYVPIFIILSAIIYSGFSNSFGEQFIFYTLIAILQAALYLAYFTLLESNRGQTVGKMIMKLRTYGPDGVSNPTVEQAAKRNAYSALGVLSIIPIIGWFFLGWAAPIAAMIFIAVTLNSDQPNHQGWHDKFAGGTLVRQIG, encoded by the coding sequence ATGTCCATGCCCCCAGAGCCTCCGGGCCCTCCCGGCCCCCCGAGCACACCGCCGCCCGGACCGCCGACGCCGCCCCCGGGCGATGGCGGCTACCCCGCTGGGGGCAGCGTTCCCGGCGGACAGCCGGCGGGCGCAGGACGCCCGGGTGAGCTTCTCAACCGATTCCTTGCCCGGCTGATCGACCACGTGATTCTCGGCGTGGTCTACGTGCCGATCTTCATCATCCTCAGCGCGATCATCTACTCGGGCTTCAGCAACTCGTTCGGCGAGCAGTTCATCTTCTACACGCTGATCGCGATCCTCCAGGCCGCGCTCTACCTGGCCTACTTCACGCTGCTGGAGTCGAACCGCGGACAGACCGTGGGCAAGATGATCATGAAGCTCCGCACCTACGGCCCCGACGGGGTCAGCAACCCGACGGTCGAGCAGGCTGCGAAGCGCAACGCCTACTCCGCGCTCGGTGTGCTGAGCATCATCCCGATCATCGGCTGGTTCTTCCTCGGCTGGGCAGCACCCATTGCCGCGATGATCTTCATCGCGGTCACGTTGAACAGCGACCAGCCCAACCACCAGGGCTGGCACGACAAGTTCGCCGGCGGCACCCTGGTCAGGCAGATCGGCTGA
- a CDS encoding glycosyltransferase — protein sequence MRIAQLANFVGAASGGMKTALTELGRGYVDAGVGRLLVIPGPADSVSESEEGVVAQVRAPHVGSGYRLIVEPWRLVDLLERFAPTSIEWNDKLTLLPVAWWARRAGVRSVCLSHEQLTDMFAKRSGRPTTSKVSIGVVNRLVVRSFDTLVVTSRYAQNEFQRVADAVGCPVERVPLGVDLATFRPHDLTPPDDGVLRLAHVGRLSREKSPHLAVATAVELHRRGVPLRMDVYGEGPHLDELQAIAGSAPVVFHGFVDGREELSRRISAADVALSVCPTETFGLAVLEALASGTPVVTADRGGARELIDTRSGAWAPPEPEALADAVLAVAARPRADRRTAARRRAEQYPWSETVQRMLAVHDGNALRVPATA from the coding sequence GTGCGCATCGCCCAGCTTGCCAACTTCGTCGGCGCGGCATCGGGCGGGATGAAGACCGCGCTGACCGAGCTCGGCCGGGGGTACGTCGACGCCGGGGTCGGCCGACTGCTCGTCATCCCCGGGCCCGCCGACTCGGTCAGCGAGAGCGAGGAGGGCGTCGTCGCCCAGGTGCGAGCACCGCACGTAGGCAGCGGCTACCGGCTGATCGTCGAACCGTGGCGACTCGTCGATCTCCTCGAGCGGTTCGCGCCCACGTCGATCGAGTGGAACGACAAGCTCACGCTGCTCCCGGTCGCCTGGTGGGCGCGGCGGGCGGGCGTCCGGTCGGTCTGCCTCTCCCACGAGCAGCTGACCGACATGTTCGCGAAGCGCAGCGGCAGGCCCACGACCTCGAAGGTGTCCATCGGCGTCGTCAACCGGCTGGTGGTCCGCAGCTTCGACACCTTGGTCGTCACCTCCCGCTACGCCCAGAACGAGTTCCAGCGGGTGGCCGACGCGGTGGGCTGCCCGGTCGAGCGGGTGCCTCTCGGAGTCGACCTCGCGACGTTCCGGCCGCACGACCTCACCCCGCCCGACGACGGCGTGCTGCGGCTGGCTCACGTCGGGCGGCTCTCTCGCGAGAAGTCACCGCACCTGGCCGTCGCGACGGCGGTCGAGCTGCACCGGCGCGGCGTACCACTGCGGATGGATGTGTACGGCGAGGGCCCGCACCTCGACGAGCTGCAGGCCATCGCCGGGTCCGCTCCCGTCGTCTTCCACGGTTTCGTGGACGGGCGCGAGGAGCTCAGCCGCCGGATCTCCGCGGCCGACGTGGCGCTCTCGGTCTGCCCCACCGAGACATTCGGACTGGCCGTCCTCGAGGCGCTGGCGAGCGGCACACCCGTGGTCACCGCGGATCGCGGCGGCGCCCGCGAGCTGATCGACACCAGGTCCGGCGCCTGGGCCCCGCCCGAGCCGGAGGCTCTCGCAGACGCCGTCCTCGCGGTGGCAGCGAGACCGCGAGCCGACCGTCGTACGGCGGCTCGCCGACGCGCCGAGCAGTACCCGTGGTCGGAGACCGTCCAGCGGATGCTCGCGGTCCACGACGGCAACGCGCTCCGGGTGCCCGCGACGGCCTGA